The genome window ATAGTTAAGTAGGGTACTCCCAGGAATTCAGCCATAATAAAGGCTACTGATCCCATGATAGGAGGCATGAACTGTCCACCAGTAGATGCGGCTGCTTCAATAGCTGCTGCAAAGTAGGGTTTGTATCCGACTTTTTTCATCAGGGGAATGGTAAATGCACCGGTTGTGGCTACATTGGTAGCGGAACTTCCACTGATCATACCAAGTAATGCACTGGCAATGACAGAAACTTTTGCAGGACCACCAGTCATACGACCACCAACAAACATGGCAATGTCATTGAATAATCGGCTGAGACCGCTTTTATCCAGCATGGCACCCAGAACTACAAATATGATCAGGTAAGTTGAAGATACACCAATGGGCATCCCGAAAATCCCCTGAGTTGTCAGATACATCTGATAGATGATTCTGGTAAGGGTATATCCTCTATGGGAAAGAACACCTGGAATGTGTCGTCCAAAGTAAGCATACAACAGAAATATAATACATAGTGTGAGTAATTGAGGACCAACTGCTCTTCTACACGATTCAAGTACAAGAAGAATCATGACTGCGCCTACATAAATATCCATTGGTGCGGATACTCCGGCTCTTATCAGAAACGCATCCCTACTTAGTAAGGTATAAAGTGTGGCCGCCAAGGAAATGAATACTAATGCAAGATCCATAACGCTGGGTCTTGTTCTAGGAGCTTTCTTGGTACCTGGAAACAGTAAAAAAACCAATATAAGGATGAACCCTACATGGATCGCTCTATGCTTGACTGTCTCTGGCATACCAAATCTTGATGTATACATATGGTATGAGATGTAAAAACTAGAAATGACAGCAATTACAATTTTCCAGAAGTGGGACATGTCCTTACGCCATTTGGATTCCCGATCTTTTTTTTCGAGAATCTTTTCACCATCTACCACCGGCCCGATTTCTGCATCGACGCCTTTGACATTTTCTTTCACTTTCTTACCTCGCTAAAATGTTAAAATCAATATTCAATACTGATCGTCTGACTTGCTAATCCTATATCATATATTCTATTTAAAAAAAGAGTACCATACATTTATTCACCCTGCAAGCAATTTCTTTTTGGATTTTTTAAGAGTGGAAGAGTCGTCTGATGCCCTTCTCTCTAAGGAGAAATGGATAAAAAATTATTAAAAATTGTTTAGAGAAAAGGTCATCAGGCTTTGAGCAGGGAGTGCCCTTTTAATTTTCAGAATGAGTTTTAGAGCTTTTTGCACGTGCTTCCAAAGCACGTCTTTCACCGTTCATGAGATGGGTATAGAGGGGGGCAGATATCCGTTCGGGGTCTCGTGTTCTGATCATTGCCAGAATTGTAAGATGCTCATGGATAACATCTTCAATGATCTTATCGTGCATTTCAACCCCGCTTTCTTCTGCAAAATAGCGCAGTCTATCGGACATTTCATGCACCTTTTTGATGGCTTCTATGAGTAAATCATTGCTCAAATGAGAGAAAAACAGGGAATGAAGGCATTTGTCTGTTTCAATGTAAAGGTCGTGGTCAAAAGGATTTACTTTTAAATTCTTGATCTTGCTTTCCAAATCATCCAGCTCTTTGTCTGTGATCAGGCGTAGACTCAAATGAGCCGCAAAAGGCTCCAGTAGCCTTCTCATTTCCCATATATTCTCAATGTCATTATCGCAGATCCCAGTGACCTGGGCTCCTCTGTTGGGTATCAGAGTCACCAGACCATCTGATTCCAGCCTGACAAGTGCTTCTCTGACAGGAGTAGCGCTGACACCGAAATTCTCTGCTAAATGATCTATTTGCAATAGAGTATAAGGTTTGTAAACGTTTTTAAGGATCTGTTCTTTGACCCCATTGTAGATTTGTTCCCTGATTGATAGGGATATTATTTTTTGCACAGCTTTTTCCCTTGTTGGAATAAAAATAGATAATATATGATATACAGGTATAAAAAATTCAGCAAGAATAAATTTGAAAAACTTCTTAATCCTAATGATTTTACTTGCAAAAATTCAACACTGCGATATATAATATAGGAAATAGGATGTTAAACATGTATTATGTTTGATTTATATAGAAGCTTAACGGCGCTACAATAGATATTATGTTGAAACTAAGGGGTTAAATTATGTCAACAGTTGCAGATCGTGTGATTGAAAGGCTACAGGAGCTGGGTATTCGCTATGTATTTGGTGTTCCTAGTGGTTCTTGGCTGTATTATATGGAAGCCATGAGAAAAAAGGGTATTGAATTTATTCTGGTTAGTAATGAAACCAGTGCCGGTTTTATGGCTGATGTCACATACCGACTGACAGGTATCCCTGGCGCTTGTTATGCCACAGTAGGTCCCGGTGCCACAAACCTGGGTACAGGTGTCGGTGGAGCTTTGCTGGATAGGTCAGCTATCATTGCCTTTACCAGTGAGCCTCCCGAAAAGATGCAGGGAAGAACAGTTCAGATGGCTATTGACCAGCAGGCTCTGTTCAGACCTCTTACTAAATTCACAACTTCGTTAAAACCGGAAACTATCGATCAGGTTCTTCAAAAGGCTGTAAGGATCGCGATTTCAGATACTCCCGGTCCTGTACATATCGGACTTCCCGAGGATCTTGGACCCATCGAAGTTCCAGACTCACAGGAAAGCATCGTTCTGCCCGTTGCGGCAGAGCCTTTTGTTCCTAATACAAAATCTCTTTACTTATTAGAAAAACAATTCTGTGATTCCCACCGTCCCGTTCTTGCTGTAGGACTCTCTGCAGTTCGTTCTAAAGCAGGAGCCCTGATCGTGGCCACTGCAGAACGCCATGGTATTCCCGTGGTTCTCACACCTATGGCTAAAGGAATGATTTCCGAAGATCACCCTCTGTATGCGGGTGTTTTATTTCATGCCCTTAGCGACAGAGTTGCCGAAACTTATAGTCAGGCAGATCTGGTTATTGGAGTCGGTTACGATCCCGTTGAGTTCAACTATGAAAGCTGGATGCCCGAGGTTCCTCTGATTCATCTGGATACGGTTCCAGCTGATATTGACCGGATTGAATATCCTGCTGTAACTGATGTGATCGGTGATATAAACGCGGCTCTCTCCGTACTGACAGCATTAGATCCCATTAACTCAGAATGGGATCTGAACGCACTGGTAGAACGGAAAAATGCAATGTTTCAGGCATTGGAACCGGCTCCCGGAAGCTTTGGTTCAAGAGCGGCTTTATCTATTTTGAGAGATGTTCTCCCTCAGGATGGAATTATGACTTGTGGAGTTGGAGCCCATACTCACTTGATCGGCCAGATGTGGCGCACTCCCGCGCCGGGACTTCAGATCATGAGTAATGGCTGGTCTTCGATGGGATTCGGAATACCCGCGGCCATCGCCGCTAAGTTAAGTATGCCGGATAGAAAAGTAGTATGTGTTACAGGTGATGGTGGTCTTCTTATGATGGCTGGTGAAATGGTCGTTGCTCAGAGACAAAACCTTTCAGTTGTTTTTGTAATTCTTGTAGACCATATGCTGGAGCTTATCCGCCTGAAACAGGATAAAAAATCCTTCCCATTTTACAAAACCGATCTGGACCAGCAGGAGACACCTAGAGCAGATTCCATCTTTGGTGTGCCTGTCCTTCATGCAGAGAGTGCAGACGAGTATCGCAGCGTATTGGAAAAGGCATTTTCTACGGAAGGTCCTGTCATTGTTGAAGCTCGCATTGAAGGTGGAGACTATGATAATGTGATCTTGAGAAAACACAAATAAAAGGAGGGATTAAAAATATGAAAAAAGAAATGATTGCAGAAGAAATGTTTGCGTCCAGACTTGATGATATTCCTTTTTCCGGTATCCGGAAAGTCTTTGATAAAGTCAGAGAATTGGAAGCAGAAGGACGGGAAGTAATACACTGGCAGGTGGGAAGACCTGACTTTGATACTCCTCAGCATATTAAAGATGCTGCCATTGAGGCCATGAACCGCGGGGAAGTCCATTATTCTCCCAATCTGGGGATACTTCCCCTGAGAAAAGCCATTGGAGTTCGTACCGAACTTGATACGGGTGTGCCCGTAAATGGTGAGACTCAATCTATTGTGATGTCCGGGGCTAACGAAGGAATTCTGGCTTCTATGCTGGCCTTCGTAAATCCTGGAGATGAAGTGCTTGTCACCGATCCAAACTGGCATCACTATAAATCCATTGTCTCCATTGCAGGTGGTACTCCCATTGAAATACCAACGACTGCCGAAGACGGATTTATGATAAAACCAGAAGAAGTTGAAAAAAGAATAACGGATAAAACTAAGATCTTGTGTATCACATCTCCTGGAAATCCTACGGGATGTGTTCTTAGTAAAGAGAATCTTGAAGCTTTGGCTGAAATCGCAATCCGTCATAACTTACTTGTTATATCCGATGAGATTTATTCTAGAATCTACTTTGGAGAAGAGCGAGTGGCTCCCAGTATCTATTCTGTGCCCGGAATGGCAGAGAGAACTATCATTATCAATGGTTTTTCCAAGATCTATGCTATGGACGGATGGCGTCTTGGATGGACCGTAGCCTCTGAAAAACTGACCAGGGGTATCCTCAAAATAAGACAGTATACAACGGTTTGTGTTAACACATTTATACAGCATGGTGCAGTTGCAGGACTGACAGGTGACCAGACTTGTGTTGATGATATGGTTAAGGAATTCGCGAAACGACGTAAGATCATTTTAGAGGGCTTGCGTTCTATTCCCAAATTGAGTGTAAGCGATTCTCTAGGTGCTTTCTATGTCTTTCCAGACATCAGCGCCTACGGACTGACTTCTCAGGAAATGGCAGACTATCTGATTCAGGAGTACGGTATTGCCACAGTGGCAGGGAGTGTATTCGGCACATCCGGAGAGGGTCATATTAGAATTGCCTACTCTTGCTCTACAGAAGAGTGTACCCGCGGTGTAGCCGTACTGAAAGAAGCTCTCGCAGCTCTTAAGTAATATATTCATCATAGGAAGAAACAAATATGAAACAATGTAAAGTTGCAGTAGTCGGAGCCATGGGTGTTGTTGGATCAGAGATGATCAAGACTCTGGAACAACGAAAATTCCCCTTGAGCGAGCTGGTTCCGCTGGACACTTCCGAGAATGAAGGAAAAAGTGTCAAATTCAACGGGAAAGATGTCCCCGTTCAAGTTGCGAAGAAGGGTGCCTTTGTTGGCATCGATATCGCTATCTTTTCTGCCGGAGCGGGTGCCAGTAAAGTGTTGGCTCCTATGGCTGTTGAAGAAGGCGCTATTGTGGTGGATAACTCTAGTGAATGGAGAATGAATCCCGAAGTGCCTCTGGTTATACCAGAAGTCAACAAGGAAGCTCTCAGGGAGCATAAAGGTATTATCGCCAACCCTAATTGCTCAACCATTCAAATGTTGGTTGCACTGAAACCCCTGCATGATCTCTTTAAGATCAAGCGTGTTGTGGTTTCAACATACCAGGCTATCTCTGGCGGTGGTGGTCCTGCCATTGCCGAAATGGCTAATCAAGCGAAATGCTGGGCGGAAGGATCTCCTGTCACACACACAGTGTATCCAAAACAGATCATGTTTAATGTTCTTCCCCAGATCGATATCTTTCTGGAGGATGGTTACACAAAAGAAGAAATGAAAATGGTTCATGAAACGCATAAAATCATGGACCCTGAAGTTCTTGTGTGCCCAACGGCTGTAAGAGTTCCTGTTTTCCGTGGCCATTCTGAATCCATCAACATTGAAATGGAAAAGCCCTGTACAGTGGCTCAGGCAAGAGATATCTTTTCAAAAGCGGCCGGTATCACACTGGTTGATGATTTCACAAAGTTGGAATATCCAACACCCTTGGAAATGGAAGGGCAGGACGATGTCTTTGTAGGACGTCTCCGGGAAGATAAATCTGTAACTAACGGTTTGAATCTCTGGGTCGTTGCGGATAATGTTCGCAAAGGCGCTGCATTGAATGCAGTCCAGATTGCCGAAACTTTGATTTCTCTTGAATTGGTGTAGTTTCATTCTATATTTACAGAATACAAAATGACATTTATACTCCCACAAAAAATAGTTTGTGGGAGTTTTCTCAGAACAAAAGGTAATATCATGTTAAAAATAGCTAAATTCGGCGGTACGAGTCTTGCAACAGCCGAGCAGATGAAAAAAGTACGGGATATCATAAACGCCGACATGAGTCGACGCATTATTGTTCCCTCTGCGCCTGGAAAAGCACACAAAGATGATGTAAAAATTACAGATTTATTATTGATGATTCATGAAAAGGTCAAGATGAATCAGTCTTTTGACAACGAGTGGGATCGGATTGTCAGTCGGTTTCAAACCATGATTAAAGATTTGAATCTGGATATTGATCTTAGTTCTGAACTTAAAACTACAAAAGATAAAATCCTTTCCGGAGCAGGGGAGGACTACATAGTCAGTCGCGGAGAGGCCATCAATGGACGGATTCTTGCAGCCCTTCTTGGTGCCGAATTTGTTGAAGCTGGAGATGTTATTATAATCAACTCCAGTGGGAAGGTTCATCCGTCCTCCTATGAAAAAGTCCTTAGCCGATGCAGTGACTCAGGCAAGCGATATGTCATTCCCGGTTTTTATGGTAAGAATGAAGAGGGAGAAATCAGAACACTCAGTCGGGGTGGTTCGGATGTAACAGGGGCCGTTGCGGCAAATGCTCTGAGTGCGGATCTGTATGAGAACTGGACCGATGTCTCAGGTTTTATGATGACTGATCCACGCATTATTCCTGAAGCCGCCACAATTCAACAGATCACCTATCAGGAACTGCGGGATTTGGCTTATATGGGAGCCGGTGTTCTTCACGATGAGGCTATATTTCCAGTCCAGGAAAAAGGGATTCCCATCAATATTAGAAACACCAATAGACCTCTGGATGATGGGACCCTGATTTTGCCGTCAAGAGATTCGTCAACGCAAAAGATTTGTGGTATTTCCGGCGTGAAAGGGTTTACGGCATTCACTATAAAAAAAGCAATGAGAAATGCTGACCTTAGCTTATCTCGTAAAATTGTTGAGCTTTTCGAAAGTCATGACATCCTGGCAGAACATATTCTGTCGGGTATCGATACGGTCACTGTTGTTGTAAAAGAGAACGGCCTTGAACTCAAGAAAGACAAAATCATAGAAGGTTTAAAAGCTCTTGAAGTTGATGAGGTTAAGGTTGATGACAAAATGAGTCTCGTTGCCATGGTTGGAAATGGAATGAAGTTTCTTCCAAATCTGATGACCGATCTTTTCTCGTCATTAGCAGCCGAAGGGGTCACTCTCAGAATGATTGATTTTGGCTCTTCTGATCAAAATATAATCATCGGAGTTGATGAGGCGGATCATAATAAAGCCATCAAAGGGATTTATAAAAGCATCCCTTCAAAATGATTTTCTGAATCGTTGAATAAAAAAACGGAGAAAGCCTAAGACTCTTCTCCGTTTTTTTTAATTAGGATTTTCTACCCGGAGGATAACAAAAGAGGATATCCAGTTCCGATCCCTCATCGCCATGGAAAACATAGGTTTCATTACTGCAGGGAAGGAATACTTCATCGCTTCTATTCAAAGTATAGGTTTTAGATAAATGAGTTATTGTTCCCCGGCCTTCCAAGATGACACACGATGCAAATCCCATGCTATTATCCAGCTGCCAGCTGCCGGAGTTGCCAATGACAACTCTGTCCATAGAAAAGAAGGGAGTATCGTCCTTATTGATGATTTCAGTCTTTACAGAATTGATGCCTGTTTTTTCTGTGATATGTTTGACCTTTGTTTTCTTCAGGACCTCTTCCTTTGAAAAGGTGGTGTAGTCAAAGCAGTCAAACATCTTTTTATAACCAACACCCTGGTGATAGGTTTCCTCAGGATAAGTTTTTCCTGGATGAGAAATTTTTTCAACTCTAAAAGTGATGTCTGTGGGTTCCTGGATCTCCGCAATCATACTGCCCGACCCTATGGCATGGGGCATTCCACTGGGAATGAAGAATACATCACCTTTGCTGATGGTCACCTTATGAAGAGACTCTTCCATGGCAGTAATATCCTGTTTGTCTACCAAATCTTCCCATCGTTCTCTTGTCATCCCTGGCTTGAACCCCATCAGTATATAGGGCTCTTCACCGTCGATGGTTCTTCCTCCCATGACATACCAGGCCTCAGATTTTCCAAAATCGGAATCAAAGAGAATCTTAGCCTGTGTTCTGTCTGGATGAGTTTGTATGTTCAAACGTTTATCTGAATCGATGATTTTTGTCAGGAAGCCCTGGTTCTCAGCAAATTCGGAAAAGTGTTTTTTTCCCAGAACTCCTGCCGGGTCCTCTGCTATATAATCTTTTAAAAACTTCCCCTTCATTTCATCATTTCTGATTCTGCTCAATCCTGTTGTTGGATCGGGGGCATAGCGCGACGGAGTAGAGGAGGCGATCCATTCTTCCGGTTTTAGCCCATCCTTAGCAGGATGGATACTCTGCCACTCATCAAGGAGTTTTCCTCCTGTGTAGGTTCTTTCTACTCGCATCGAGTCCATTAATAAAACGCTATGTGTTTTCTTACTCATTGTTTGGATTCCTTGTTCCGGTATTTTGAACGACCGAAACCGATTTACGATTCCAGTCATTAATGAATAGGGCTCATAAGCTCCAGAGTCCTATAGGAACTGTGGAGTTATCAAACGCGGCAGGAACATGGCAATATCCGGTATGAGGCATATCAGAATCAGGATAAATAGCATGGGCAGCAGAATAATAACAACATCCTTAAGAACTTTGTGAACACTCATTTCTCCAATCCTGGCAGATATAAGAAGACACAATCCATAGGGAGGTGTTACCAGCCCAAATGCCAGCGATACTATACCGATGATGGAAAAATGTATGGGATGAATTCCTGCTTCCAAGGCTATGGGGTACAGAACTCCACCCATGATGATGATAGCGGGAATGGCATCGATAAACAATCCGATCAGTAAAAATACAAGGGCGATCATGAGAGTAATCCCTCTGGGGCCAATGTGCATCGAAGAAATCAGGGCAACCAGAGCCTGAGGGACTTCATGATATGACAAAAGCCAGCTGAAGGCGGATGCCGTTCCCACACAGAAGAGAGATATACCTGTGAGTCTTGCTGTTTCACTCAGGATCTTTACAAATTTTCTGGGGTTAATGGTTTTATTTAAAAACCCAAGGGCCATAGTATATAAAACGGCAATTGCTGATGCTTCGGTAGGAGTGAACCAGCCGAAGGTAATACCCCCCAGAATGATCAGAGGAGTCATCAATCCAGGAATTGCGATGACAAATGCTTTAAAAAAATCGGTAAAACCGGATTTGTCATAAACCGGATAATGATTCCTCTTTGCATATATGTAGACTGTTGTCATCATTGATAGTCCCAAAAGTATACCGGGGATGATTCCGGCCAGAAAAAGAGAGCCGACAGAAATAGACATTGTTCCACCCCATATCAGCATAAGGATGCTGGGGGGGATGATGACTCCCATTACGGATGAACAGGCTGTGATGGCGATGGAAAACTTTCTGTCATATCCCTGGTCTATCATTTCCGGTATTAGAATTTTACCAATTCCCGCTGCATCGGCAGTTGATGAACCGGAGACTCCAGCAAAAAGCATACTGACAAAGACATTCACATGTCCCAGTCCCCCCGGCAGATGACCTACCGTGGTTCGGGATAGGTTCATGAGTTTTTTGGTTATGCCGCTTGAATTCATCAGGCTGGCTGCCAAAAGAAAGAATGGCACAGACAGGAGGAGGAAGGAGTTGTAAGAGATAAAAACCCGGTCAATCAGTGCAAATAACGAAACCGTATCATTGAGCATGATTACCGGTATACACGCAAGTCCCAGGGCAAATGCAACGGGTACCCGTGCAAAGACTAATATTAGAAAAACTCCGAAGAGCATCATTGCGACTTCATTGGATCCCATAATTATTCACCAGCCTTTTTTGTTAGCTTAATCACCGTTTCAAACAGAAATATCAGTGACAGTATTCCGAAGACCGGTATGGCACTACCCACCCAGATCATAGATATCTGGGCAATATCTGAGATGTCCCAGAACATGACTTTTGCGTATTTGTATCCTCTGTAGGTAAAGATAGCCGCAAAAATAATAGTTAATCCCGCAATAGACAGCTCCCAGATGGTTGCACCTAGTTTGGACTTGGGTTCCGGTAGGAGGCTCACCGTAAAATGTGAGTTCTCTTTAACACCGATTGCTGCCCCCAGAAATATAACCCATACGAGGAGGAATCTTGAGATTTCTTCTGTCCAGAGCATATAGGGAAGAGCCGGTATCAGTCTGGAAATTATCTGTAGAGTTACGAGGATTAACAGGAACCCCAGGAAGGAGGTCTGAATAATTAATAAACTTCTATAAAGTGTATTTGCAATTTTTGTTATGAGGGATGTATTTTTCCCAATTTGAGTGTCTATCATAGTTTTCCTTGATAAACAGGCCCGGATATTAATCCGGGTGACCTGTTTTTAATAATGGTTAAAATTATTTGATAGCCTGGATTCCGTTGTAAAGTTCTGTAAAGCCTGCTTCTTCTACATATTTAAGAAGTGCAGGTGTTGCTCTTGCCTTGAATTCGGCCTTATCTGCATCAGAGAAGGGGTGAACGTTGGCTAAACCACTCTTAACAAGTTTATCCAATTCAATTTGGCCAAGTTCCAGTTCAACCTGAGCTCCGAATTCTCCTGCTTCTTTACCGGCTTTCATAATAGCTGCCTGAACAGTTGGAGAGAATTTATTGTAAGCTTTTTCTGACATGAATAAAGGACGGACTGTAATGGAGTGCTCGTTCAGAGTATAGTGGGGTGCCACTTCAAAGAATCTCATCTGTGCGTATCCGATCTTTTCATTTTCAAGACCCTGAATAACACCTGTTTGAATGGCACTGTATACTTCATCATAGGCAATTACAGAGGGAACCGCTCCTACAGCATCAAATACTTTTGCCCAGATGGGTGCTCCTTGAACTCTGAGTTTGAATCCCTGAAGATCTTCCATGTTTGTTATGGGGTAGTTGGATATGATACTTCTGCTGGCTCCCCCGGCATAACCGATGATACGAACATTGGCTTTTTTAACAACATCTTCTTCAATAGCTTTAAATAAATCGCTGGCTAGAACTCTGTTTCTGTGAGCGTAATCTTTAAATAAGAGAGGCATATCCACAATGGCTATGCTAGGAACACGTGTTGCAATATTTGCTGGAGCTAAAATAGCAAGGTCTACAGATTCTCCCTGACTCATGAATCGAAAATAGTCTGTTTCGATGCCTAGAGATTTATTCAGGTTGTACTTTACTTCAATTGTCACTTCATCTTGGTATTTATTCACAAGTTCTTCAAATTTGTAGTAGGTCTGAGTGAAGGGGTGAACTTCATCAAACATGGATGCCGCATTGATTTTCATCACCTTTTTTTCACCATTGGCCGGTGCTGCTGAATCCTGCTGTCCGTTTGCAAAAGCGGATACGGAAAGAAGAAAAAAAGATGCAATAAGGAGCATCAGGACTGTTAACCGAATACTTTTCATTTTGAATGTCATATACATTCCTCCTAATTTTTGTGTTTCTGATGAAACTGTAGAAATAAACAGAAAATTCTTGACCTATTGATACAACTCATCCCCTACAAAGGAACTCAAAGATTGTCTATACTGGATGTAGTTTCGATATAAGAAATGATGTTTCAACAATTGATCTACATGATAAATCATGAAATTTAGATCTGTCAATAAAAAAATCTGATATGTTGAAGTGCTGTTCGGATATATGAATAGGTATTTCTTTATATAGAATCGATGCAAAACCATGAGGCAAATTACTTTGATATGATGAATCGATCTCTAAAGGGATATTCATAAGACCTTGGA of Oceanispirochaeta crateris contains these proteins:
- a CDS encoding GntR family transcriptional regulator, yielding MQKIISLSIREQIYNGVKEQILKNVYKPYTLLQIDHLAENFGVSATPVREALVRLESDGLVTLIPNRGAQVTGICDNDIENIWEMRRLLEPFAAHLSLRLITDKELDDLESKIKNLKVNPFDHDLYIETDKCLHSLFFSHLSNDLLIEAIKKVHEMSDRLRYFAEESGVEMHDKIIEDVIHEHLTILAMIRTRDPERISAPLYTHLMNGERRALEARAKSSKTHSEN
- a CDS encoding thiamine pyrophosphate-binding protein, translating into MSTVADRVIERLQELGIRYVFGVPSGSWLYYMEAMRKKGIEFILVSNETSAGFMADVTYRLTGIPGACYATVGPGATNLGTGVGGALLDRSAIIAFTSEPPEKMQGRTVQMAIDQQALFRPLTKFTTSLKPETIDQVLQKAVRIAISDTPGPVHIGLPEDLGPIEVPDSQESIVLPVAAEPFVPNTKSLYLLEKQFCDSHRPVLAVGLSAVRSKAGALIVATAERHGIPVVLTPMAKGMISEDHPLYAGVLFHALSDRVAETYSQADLVIGVGYDPVEFNYESWMPEVPLIHLDTVPADIDRIEYPAVTDVIGDINAALSVLTALDPINSEWDLNALVERKNAMFQALEPAPGSFGSRAALSILRDVLPQDGIMTCGVGAHTHLIGQMWRTPAPGLQIMSNGWSSMGFGIPAAIAAKLSMPDRKVVCVTGDGGLLMMAGEMVVAQRQNLSVVFVILVDHMLELIRLKQDKKSFPFYKTDLDQQETPRADSIFGVPVLHAESADEYRSVLEKAFSTEGPVIVEARIEGGDYDNVILRKHK
- a CDS encoding pyridoxal phosphate-dependent aminotransferase; translation: MKKEMIAEEMFASRLDDIPFSGIRKVFDKVRELEAEGREVIHWQVGRPDFDTPQHIKDAAIEAMNRGEVHYSPNLGILPLRKAIGVRTELDTGVPVNGETQSIVMSGANEGILASMLAFVNPGDEVLVTDPNWHHYKSIVSIAGGTPIEIPTTAEDGFMIKPEEVEKRITDKTKILCITSPGNPTGCVLSKENLEALAEIAIRHNLLVISDEIYSRIYFGEERVAPSIYSVPGMAERTIIINGFSKIYAMDGWRLGWTVASEKLTRGILKIRQYTTVCVNTFIQHGAVAGLTGDQTCVDDMVKEFAKRRKIILEGLRSIPKLSVSDSLGAFYVFPDISAYGLTSQEMADYLIQEYGIATVAGSVFGTSGEGHIRIAYSCSTEECTRGVAVLKEALAALK
- a CDS encoding aspartate-semialdehyde dehydrogenase, which translates into the protein MKQCKVAVVGAMGVVGSEMIKTLEQRKFPLSELVPLDTSENEGKSVKFNGKDVPVQVAKKGAFVGIDIAIFSAGAGASKVLAPMAVEEGAIVVDNSSEWRMNPEVPLVIPEVNKEALREHKGIIANPNCSTIQMLVALKPLHDLFKIKRVVVSTYQAISGGGGPAIAEMANQAKCWAEGSPVTHTVYPKQIMFNVLPQIDIFLEDGYTKEEMKMVHETHKIMDPEVLVCPTAVRVPVFRGHSESINIEMEKPCTVAQARDIFSKAAGITLVDDFTKLEYPTPLEMEGQDDVFVGRLREDKSVTNGLNLWVVADNVRKGAALNAVQIAETLISLELV
- a CDS encoding aspartate kinase — protein: MLKIAKFGGTSLATAEQMKKVRDIINADMSRRIIVPSAPGKAHKDDVKITDLLLMIHEKVKMNQSFDNEWDRIVSRFQTMIKDLNLDIDLSSELKTTKDKILSGAGEDYIVSRGEAINGRILAALLGAEFVEAGDVIIINSSGKVHPSSYEKVLSRCSDSGKRYVIPGFYGKNEEGEIRTLSRGGSDVTGAVAANALSADLYENWTDVSGFMMTDPRIIPEAATIQQITYQELRDLAYMGAGVLHDEAIFPVQEKGIPINIRNTNRPLDDGTLILPSRDSSTQKICGISGVKGFTAFTIKKAMRNADLSLSRKIVELFESHDILAEHILSGIDTVTVVVKENGLELKKDKIIEGLKALEVDEVKVDDKMSLVAMVGNGMKFLPNLMTDLFSSLAAEGVTLRMIDFGSSDQNIIIGVDEADHNKAIKGIYKSIPSK
- a CDS encoding type I phosphomannose isomerase catalytic subunit; this encodes MSKKTHSVLLMDSMRVERTYTGGKLLDEWQSIHPAKDGLKPEEWIASSTPSRYAPDPTTGLSRIRNDEMKGKFLKDYIAEDPAGVLGKKHFSEFAENQGFLTKIIDSDKRLNIQTHPDRTQAKILFDSDFGKSEAWYVMGGRTIDGEEPYILMGFKPGMTRERWEDLVDKQDITAMEESLHKVTISKGDVFFIPSGMPHAIGSGSMIAEIQEPTDITFRVEKISHPGKTYPEETYHQGVGYKKMFDCFDYTTFSKEEVLKKTKVKHITEKTGINSVKTEIINKDDTPFFSMDRVVIGNSGSWQLDNSMGFASCVILEGRGTITHLSKTYTLNRSDEVFLPCSNETYVFHGDEGSELDILFCYPPGRKS
- a CDS encoding TRAP transporter large permease; the protein is MGSNEVAMMLFGVFLILVFARVPVAFALGLACIPVIMLNDTVSLFALIDRVFISYNSFLLLSVPFFLLAASLMNSSGITKKLMNLSRTTVGHLPGGLGHVNVFVSMLFAGVSGSSTADAAGIGKILIPEMIDQGYDRKFSIAITACSSVMGVIIPPSILMLIWGGTMSISVGSLFLAGIIPGILLGLSMMTTVYIYAKRNHYPVYDKSGFTDFFKAFVIAIPGLMTPLIILGGITFGWFTPTEASAIAVLYTMALGFLNKTINPRKFVKILSETARLTGISLFCVGTASAFSWLLSYHEVPQALVALISSMHIGPRGITLMIALVFLLIGLFIDAIPAIIIMGGVLYPIALEAGIHPIHFSIIGIVSLAFGLVTPPYGLCLLISARIGEMSVHKVLKDVVIILLPMLFILILICLIPDIAMFLPRLITPQFL
- a CDS encoding TRAP transporter small permease, with product MIDTQIGKNTSLITKIANTLYRSLLIIQTSFLGFLLILVTLQIISRLIPALPYMLWTEEISRFLLVWVIFLGAAIGVKENSHFTVSLLPEPKSKLGATIWELSIAGLTIIFAAIFTYRGYKYAKVMFWDISDIAQISMIWVGSAIPVFGILSLIFLFETVIKLTKKAGE
- a CDS encoding TRAP transporter substrate-binding protein, whose translation is MTFKMKSIRLTVLMLLIASFFLLSVSAFANGQQDSAAPANGEKKVMKINAASMFDEVHPFTQTYYKFEELVNKYQDEVTIEVKYNLNKSLGIETDYFRFMSQGESVDLAILAPANIATRVPSIAIVDMPLLFKDYAHRNRVLASDLFKAIEEDVVKKANVRIIGYAGGASRSIISNYPITNMEDLQGFKLRVQGAPIWAKVFDAVGAVPSVIAYDEVYSAIQTGVIQGLENEKIGYAQMRFFEVAPHYTLNEHSITVRPLFMSEKAYNKFSPTVQAAIMKAGKEAGEFGAQVELELGQIELDKLVKSGLANVHPFSDADKAEFKARATPALLKYVEEAGFTELYNGIQAIK